One part of the Anopheles merus strain MAF chromosome 3L, AmerM5.1, whole genome shotgun sequence genome encodes these proteins:
- the LOC121600449 gene encoding NADH dehydrogenase [ubiquinone] 1 beta subcomplex subunit 3: MGHGHGHGPPYKVPDASIYKVADAPELVEVERALARRGLKDPWLRNEVWRYNVKQFSTHRSRLITFLFKGFPLGFAAFVATIGVEYALGVDYHAHGGHGHGDEKGHGSGHH, translated from the coding sequence ATGGGCCACGGTCACGGACACGGACCGCCGTACAAGGTGCCGGATGCATCCATCTACAAAGTGGCCGATGCGCCCGAGCTGGTCGAAGTGGAACGCGCTCTGGCCCGCCGGGGCCTGAAGGACCCGTGGCTACGAAATGAAGTGTGGCGCTACAATGTGAAGCAGTTTTCGACCCACCGTTCGCGGCTCATCACGTTTCTGTTCAAGGGATTCCCGCTCGGATTCGCTGCCTTCGTTGCGACGATCGGCGTCGAGTATGCGCTCGGCGTGGACTACCACGCACATGGTggccatggccatggggaTGAGAAGGGACATGGAAGCGGTCATCACTAG
- the LOC121600445 gene encoding protein aurora borealis isoform X2, protein MESEAFLTPRKLFQSALARTSSRTSMASSPSLMAVRTPTSLSRNSTSSCNNTATSNRFNLLPVLQTPPSRIFKGRIVNPFEPHLVERLHLPMIGSPSLFHRPSTPQNSSITQFEWTIDEVSSLGPVNVEPHETQFIETPDPVAEARVQAAISTYFKEHSIVPSPIDCPLRNQKIVLSKDSSTSTHSSSGGAVSSKRKVRDGISQTVLSFPPHLPKEIEDVLQTYLTYNEDQQQKHDTALDESSASSIDHDARDASLRRKLFNTSALNDDADDSDAGGASRYANSIDDFDLRALSPAPESPEVLVVGEQASEQDLKRSRYYGSQEMLNHIPESDADSSFGALSPISKSMASPSPTEAFELHHSDADAIYRSTPEPSGIFHSDNMSPELCGSRHYMSGSIKHTELTNELAEANLSADGERSLALSSQSSDSSQQTQHSTTPLRGFRRKEKRRTNPECNIS, encoded by the exons ATGGAGTCGGAAGCCTTTTTAACACCGCGCAAGCTATTCCAAAGCGCTCTTGCGCGAACATCATCGCGAACGTCGATGGCCTCCTCGCCATCGCTAATGGCCGTGAGGACGCCGACCTCGCTGTCACGGAACAGCACTAGCAGCTGTAACAACACTGCTACCAGCAATCGTTTCAATTTACTACCCGTGCTACAAACTCCTCCTTCGCGCATATTTAAAGGCCGCATCGTGAATCCCTTCGAACCGCATCTTGTCGAACGGTTGCATCTGCCGATGATCGGGAGTCCTTCGCTCTTCCACCGTCCCAGCACACCGCAGAACAGCAGCATCACACAGTTCGAGTGGACGATCGACGAGGTGTCCTCGCTGGGACCGGTGAACGTGGAACCGCACGAGACGCAGTTCATCGAAACGCCCGACCCGGTCGCGGAGGCTAGGGTGCAGGCCGCTATCAGTACCTACTTTAAGGAGCACAGCATAGTGCCCAGCCCGATCGACTGTCCTTTAAGAAATCAGAAGATCGTGCTGTCGAAGGACTCTAGCACCTCCACGCACTCCAGCAGTGGTGGCGCTGTTTCCAGCAAGAGAAAGGTTCGCGATGGAATAAGCCAAACGGTTCTGTCCTTCCCACCGCATCTTCCCAAAGAGATAGAGGATGTGTTGCAAACATATCTTACCTACAACGAG GATCAGCAACAGAAACATGATACCGCGCTGGATGAATCCTCGGCTAGCAGCATCGATCACGATGCACGGGATGCTTCTTTGCGGCGAAAACTGTTCAACACATCCGCCCTGAACGACGATGCGGACGACAGTGATGCTGGAGGTGCGAGCCGTTACGCCAACTCGATCGATGATTTCGATCTCAGAGCCTTGAGCCCTGCTCCGGAGTCGCCAgaggtgctggtggtgggagAGCAGGCGAGTGAGCAGGATCTGAAGCGATCGCGGTACTACGGCTCGCAGGAAATGCTCAATCACATTCCCGAAAGTGATGCGGACAGTTCGTTCGGTGCACTGTCGCCCATCTCGAAAAGCATGGCCAGTCCTTCGCCAACAGAAGCCTTCGAATTGCACCATTCGGACGCTGATGCTATTTACCGCAGTACGCCGGAACCTTCCGGGATTTTCCATAGTGACAATATGTCACCGGAACTTTGCGGTAGCCGTCACTACATGAGTG GTTCGATAAAACATACTGAATTAACAAACGAACTTGCGGAAGCAAACCTGTCGGCCGACGGCGAAAGGAGCCTTGCCTTATCATCGCAATCGTCTGACTCCTCTCAGCAGACGCAGCACTCCACCACGCCGTTGCGGGGTTTCCGGAGAAAGGAAAAACGCCGCACTAATC CAGAGTGCAACATTTCATAG
- the LOC121600445 gene encoding protein aurora borealis isoform X3: protein MESEAFLTPRKLFQSALARTSSRTSMASSPSLMAVRTPTSLSRNSTSSCNNTATSNRFNLLPVLQTPPSRIFKGRIVNPFEPHLVERLHLPMIGSPSLFHRPSTPQNSSITQFEWTIDEVSSLGPVNVEPHETQFIETPDPVAEARVQAAISTYFKEHSIVPSPIDCPLRNQKIVLSKDSSTSTHSSSGGAVSSKRKVRDGISQTVLSFPPHLPKEIEDVLQTYLTYNEDQQQKHDTALDESSASSIDHDARDASLRRKLFNTSALNDDADDSDAGGASRYANSIDDFDLRALSPAPESPEVLVVGEQASEQDLKRSRYYGSQEMLNHIPESDADSSFGALSPISKSMASPSPTEAFELHHSDADAIYRSTPEPSGIFHSDNMSPELCGSRHYMSGSIKHTELTNELAEANLSADGERSLALSSQSSDSSQQTQHSTTPLRGFRRKEKRRTNQCNIS, encoded by the exons ATGGAGTCGGAAGCCTTTTTAACACCGCGCAAGCTATTCCAAAGCGCTCTTGCGCGAACATCATCGCGAACGTCGATGGCCTCCTCGCCATCGCTAATGGCCGTGAGGACGCCGACCTCGCTGTCACGGAACAGCACTAGCAGCTGTAACAACACTGCTACCAGCAATCGTTTCAATTTACTACCCGTGCTACAAACTCCTCCTTCGCGCATATTTAAAGGCCGCATCGTGAATCCCTTCGAACCGCATCTTGTCGAACGGTTGCATCTGCCGATGATCGGGAGTCCTTCGCTCTTCCACCGTCCCAGCACACCGCAGAACAGCAGCATCACACAGTTCGAGTGGACGATCGACGAGGTGTCCTCGCTGGGACCGGTGAACGTGGAACCGCACGAGACGCAGTTCATCGAAACGCCCGACCCGGTCGCGGAGGCTAGGGTGCAGGCCGCTATCAGTACCTACTTTAAGGAGCACAGCATAGTGCCCAGCCCGATCGACTGTCCTTTAAGAAATCAGAAGATCGTGCTGTCGAAGGACTCTAGCACCTCCACGCACTCCAGCAGTGGTGGCGCTGTTTCCAGCAAGAGAAAGGTTCGCGATGGAATAAGCCAAACGGTTCTGTCCTTCCCACCGCATCTTCCCAAAGAGATAGAGGATGTGTTGCAAACATATCTTACCTACAACGAG GATCAGCAACAGAAACATGATACCGCGCTGGATGAATCCTCGGCTAGCAGCATCGATCACGATGCACGGGATGCTTCTTTGCGGCGAAAACTGTTCAACACATCCGCCCTGAACGACGATGCGGACGACAGTGATGCTGGAGGTGCGAGCCGTTACGCCAACTCGATCGATGATTTCGATCTCAGAGCCTTGAGCCCTGCTCCGGAGTCGCCAgaggtgctggtggtgggagAGCAGGCGAGTGAGCAGGATCTGAAGCGATCGCGGTACTACGGCTCGCAGGAAATGCTCAATCACATTCCCGAAAGTGATGCGGACAGTTCGTTCGGTGCACTGTCGCCCATCTCGAAAAGCATGGCCAGTCCTTCGCCAACAGAAGCCTTCGAATTGCACCATTCGGACGCTGATGCTATTTACCGCAGTACGCCGGAACCTTCCGGGATTTTCCATAGTGACAATATGTCACCGGAACTTTGCGGTAGCCGTCACTACATGAGTG GTTCGATAAAACATACTGAATTAACAAACGAACTTGCGGAAGCAAACCTGTCGGCCGACGGCGAAAGGAGCCTTGCCTTATCATCGCAATCGTCTGACTCCTCTCAGCAGACGCAGCACTCCACCACGCCGTTGCGGGGTTTCCGGAGAAAGGAAAAACGCCGCACTAATC AGTGCAACATTTCATAG
- the LOC121600445 gene encoding protein aurora borealis isoform X1, with amino-acid sequence MESEAFLTPRKLFQSALARTSSRTSMASSPSLMAVRTPTSLSRNSTSSCNNTATSNRFNLLPVLQTPPSRIFKGRIVNPFEPHLVERLHLPMIGSPSLFHRPSTPQNSSITQFEWTIDEVSSLGPVNVEPHETQFIETPDPVAEARVQAAISTYFKEHSIVPSPIDCPLRNQKIVLSKDSSTSTHSSSGGAVSSKRKVRDGISQTVLSFPPHLPKEIEDVLQTYLTYNEDQQQKHDTALDESSASSIDHDARDASLRRKLFNTSALNDDADDSDAGGASRYANSIDDFDLRALSPAPESPEVLVVGEQASEQDLKRSRYYGSQEMLNHIPESDADSSFGALSPISKSMASPSPTEAFELHHSDADAIYRSTPEPSGIFHSDNMSPELCGSRHYMSGSIKHTELTNELAEANLSADGERSLALSSQSSDSSQQTQHSTTPLRGFRRKEKRRTNRKNLSQSFLQISDKDRNEENHSTDSACEVRHTRTTPMKALSPIKENAGLSENVVPCVNFYRTDSGFNEESQSNDYANELSDVSMLSEDFSNTPGRKRQEKTGTGPRVNSYTNNCSSPLRL; translated from the exons ATGGAGTCGGAAGCCTTTTTAACACCGCGCAAGCTATTCCAAAGCGCTCTTGCGCGAACATCATCGCGAACGTCGATGGCCTCCTCGCCATCGCTAATGGCCGTGAGGACGCCGACCTCGCTGTCACGGAACAGCACTAGCAGCTGTAACAACACTGCTACCAGCAATCGTTTCAATTTACTACCCGTGCTACAAACTCCTCCTTCGCGCATATTTAAAGGCCGCATCGTGAATCCCTTCGAACCGCATCTTGTCGAACGGTTGCATCTGCCGATGATCGGGAGTCCTTCGCTCTTCCACCGTCCCAGCACACCGCAGAACAGCAGCATCACACAGTTCGAGTGGACGATCGACGAGGTGTCCTCGCTGGGACCGGTGAACGTGGAACCGCACGAGACGCAGTTCATCGAAACGCCCGACCCGGTCGCGGAGGCTAGGGTGCAGGCCGCTATCAGTACCTACTTTAAGGAGCACAGCATAGTGCCCAGCCCGATCGACTGTCCTTTAAGAAATCAGAAGATCGTGCTGTCGAAGGACTCTAGCACCTCCACGCACTCCAGCAGTGGTGGCGCTGTTTCCAGCAAGAGAAAGGTTCGCGATGGAATAAGCCAAACGGTTCTGTCCTTCCCACCGCATCTTCCCAAAGAGATAGAGGATGTGTTGCAAACATATCTTACCTACAACGAG GATCAGCAACAGAAACATGATACCGCGCTGGATGAATCCTCGGCTAGCAGCATCGATCACGATGCACGGGATGCTTCTTTGCGGCGAAAACTGTTCAACACATCCGCCCTGAACGACGATGCGGACGACAGTGATGCTGGAGGTGCGAGCCGTTACGCCAACTCGATCGATGATTTCGATCTCAGAGCCTTGAGCCCTGCTCCGGAGTCGCCAgaggtgctggtggtgggagAGCAGGCGAGTGAGCAGGATCTGAAGCGATCGCGGTACTACGGCTCGCAGGAAATGCTCAATCACATTCCCGAAAGTGATGCGGACAGTTCGTTCGGTGCACTGTCGCCCATCTCGAAAAGCATGGCCAGTCCTTCGCCAACAGAAGCCTTCGAATTGCACCATTCGGACGCTGATGCTATTTACCGCAGTACGCCGGAACCTTCCGGGATTTTCCATAGTGACAATATGTCACCGGAACTTTGCGGTAGCCGTCACTACATGAGTG GTTCGATAAAACATACTGAATTAACAAACGAACTTGCGGAAGCAAACCTGTCGGCCGACGGCGAAAGGAGCCTTGCCTTATCATCGCAATCGTCTGACTCCTCTCAGCAGACGCAGCACTCCACCACGCCGTTGCGGGGTTTCCGGAGAAAGGAAAAACGCCGCACTAATCGTAAGAATTTGTCGCAATCTTTTCTTCAAATCTCGGACAAGGATCGTAACGAAGAGAACCATTCCACCGATAGTGCGTGCGAGGTGCGTCATACACGCACCACTCCAATGAAAGCATTGTCACCGATAAAGGAAAACGCTGGCTTGTCGGAAAATGTAGTGCCTTGTGTGAACTTCTATCGCACTGATAGTGGTTTCAATGAGGAAAGTCAAAGTAACGACTACGCGAATGAACTGTCCGATGTGTCGATGCTTTCGGAGGATTTCTCGAACACTCCGGGAAGAAAAAGGCAAGAAAAAACCGGCACCGGTCCCAGGGTCAATAGCTATACCAACAATTGTTCCTCTCCTTTAAGACTGTAA
- the LOC121600448 gene encoding peptidyl-prolyl cis-trans isomerase-like 1, translated as MLAIQTPNSGGIPDKLWQPHFVAFETTMGELTIELYWKHAPNTCRNFAELARRGYYNGTQFHRIIRDFMVQGGDPTGTGRGGQSIYGATFADEIHSDLKHTGAGIVSMANSGPDTNGSQFFITLGPAQWLDGKHTIFGRIHTGMQVVKRIGLVETDKNDRPVEPVKIVKGKVEKY; from the exons ATGCTCGCAATTCAAACGCCTAATTCCGGTGGCATTCCAGACAAGCTATGGCAGCCGCATTTTGTCGCCTTTGAGACCAC GATGGGAGAATTAACGATCGAGCTGTATTGGAAGCATGCCCCAAACACTTGCCGCAACTTTGCCGAACTAGCACGACGAGGCTACTACAATGGGACGCAGTTTCATAGGATCATACGAGATTTCATGGTGCAAGGAGGCGACCCAACCGGAACCGGTCGGGGTGGTCAGTCAATCTACGGTGCCACATTTGCGGACGAAATACATAGCGATTTGAAGCACACCGGTGCGGGCATTGTATCGATGGCAAACTCTGGCCCGGACACGAACGGGTCGCAGTTCTTCATCACCCTCGGTCCGGCGCAGTGGCTGGACGGAAAGCACACCATCTTTGGGCGCATTCACACCGGCATGCAGGTGGTCAAACGAATAGGGCTGGTGGAGACGGATAAGAACGATCGGCCGGTAGAGCCAGTTAAAATTGTAAAGGGAAAGGTTGaaaaatactaa
- the LOC121600193 gene encoding sorting nexin-14-like: protein MLFYHVKEVLLKFYQDDIARVIAAAVLTVALVCTLYVSYIIGLTILLFFIHGCAAAVFVLNHKETFGRYIQRAKDFIGFKDYDASNRHECDVCGNDRCPRHNRNVLVPKPSAGFYIEQPLDDAIDRFFTHILDSFIRSWYNQVTPDEEFLYHLKSTLRDALCRLVLRAKEIDAPGVIMNRLLPTVFIHYEIIAKMLLVDRVPMDKLAKTFVIDEYPIHPAVLNRGAEINYLRGVAKVLIPRLFTAENTSCKIFFNLIKELLTFWVLLPIMDVIADPNLINLLIIIATDKRAKDGTRKVGDAAKVQHCEKVKILDDFVGRSLRKLECGVPRDITVPQEILWEDKDKLYYFMQFLIKEGSVELLQFYLDVDNLNKELEDPHITTDPTKLSSLHQQSEKLLQKYQSMVKAVDSQFDGEETTPVGTLTEAHERVRLKLEEKWFKQFSKTSEYFSLVYGGREIREPHDKRGSDGTSSSGTKLSTKFKEVIRGAVDGAPIEATESPTVWDALNDVHPSNNIYNSVTQKLRKEKGQSLDVFMSTFMHSIEQSPDIGEDVVQEKEPVKKKTKIPGQSVVFGDLFELKKASKNTHTTTLLSHSVRGPSQCFVYILVKVLNAPFLIVRLALAFCCVSRKSVDTLINSLTAKLIRAGLKESRLAFLINLLREHVFLRKQPEPTPAMLLKRQQEARKRLEDLRGGLGNLADVLQSPVLNKHLMYCLFDILLAEMYPEFDESPSGKD from the exons ATGCTGTTTTACCATGTGAAAGAGGTGTTGTTAAAATTTTATCAAGATGATATTGCTCGTGTTATTGCTGCAGCCGTGTTAACTGTTGCCCTCGTCTGTACGCTTTATGTGAG CTACATCATCGGTCTGACGATCCTGCTGTTCTTCATCCATGGCTGTGCGGCGGCAGTGTTTGTTCTTAATCACAAGGAAACCTTCGGACGATACATCCAACGAGCGAAGGATTTCATCGGATTCAAGGATTAT GATGCATCCAACCGTCACGAATGCGACGTCTGCGGCAACGATCGATGCCCACGGCATAACCGGAACGTGCTGGTGCCGAAACCGTCGGCAGGCTTTTACATCGAGCAACCGCTAGACGACGCAATAGATAGATTcttcacacacatactggacagcttcatccggagctgGTATAATCAGGTAACGCCAGACGAAGAGTTTCTGTACCATTTGAAATCCACCCTGCGCGATGCGCTCTGCCGTTTGGTGCTGCGAGCCAAGGAAATAGATGCACCGGGAGTGATAATGAACCGCTTGCTGCCGACCGTATTCATACACTACGAAATCATTGCAAAAATGTTGCTCGTAGACCGCGTTCCCATGGACAAGCTGGCAAAAACGTTCGTTATCGACGAGTATCCCATCCATCCGGCGGTACTGAACCGTGGAGCCGAGATCAACTATTTGCGGGGCGTAGCGAAGGTGCTGATTCCGAGGCTCTTCACCGCAGAAAATACGAGCTGCAAGATTTTCTTCAACCTTATCAAGGAACTGTTGACATTCTGGGTGCTGTTACCCATCATGGACGTTATCGCGGACCCGAATCTGATCAATCTGCTTATCATAATTGCGACTGATAAGCGTGCGAAAGATGGCACTCGTAAGGTGGGCGATGCGGCGAAAGTACAGCATTGCGAGAAGGTAAAAATTTTGGATGATTTCGTTGGTCGCAGTTTGCGAAAGCTAGAATGTGGTGTGCCACGAGATATAACGGTTCCGCAGGAAATTCTGTGGGAAGATAAGGACAAACTGTACTACTTTATGCAGTTTCTCATCAAGGAAGGATCTGTAGAAttgttgcaattttatttGGATGTAG ATAACTTGAATAAAGAATTGGAAGATCCTCACATCACTACCGATCCTACGAAGCTATCCTCGTTGCACCAGCAATCGGAGAAGCTACTTCAAAAGTACCAATCGATGGTAAAGGCAGTCGACAGTCAATTTGATGGCGAAGAAACCACCCCAGTCGGTACGCTGACGGAAGcacacgagcgagtacggctaaaGCTGGAGGAAAAGTGGTTCAAACAGTTTAGCAAAACGTCGGAATATTTCAGCCTCGTTTACGGAGGTCGTGAAATAAGGGAACCACACGATAAAAG GGGAAGCGATGGTACGAGTAGCAGTGGAACGAAACTAAGCACCAAATTTAAGGAAGTTATCAGGGGAGCCGTTGATGGTGCACCGATAGAAGCCACCGAGTCGCCCACGGTATGGGACGCACTGAACGATGTCCATCCAAGCAACAACATTTACAACTCCGTCACACAGAAGCTGCGCAAGGAGAAAGGCCAAAGCTTGGATGTATTTATGAGCACTTTTATGCATTCCATTGAGCAAAG TCCCGACATTGGAGAGGATGTTGTGCAGGAGAAGGAACCGGTAaagaagaaaaccaaaatCCCTGGCCAGAGCGTTGTGTTTGGGGATCTGTTCGAGCTGAAGAAGGCTTCAAAAAATACTCACACTACAACACTGCTGTCGCACAGTGTCCGCGGACCGTCGCAATGTTTCGTTTACATTC TGGTGAAGGTACTCAATGCGCCCTTCCTAATCGTGCGGCTGGCGCTGgcgttttgttgcgtttcgcGCAAATCCGTCGACACGCTGATCAACTCCCTCACGGCGAAGCTGATTCGGGCTGGCCTGAAAGAAAGCCGTCTAGCGTTTCTCATCAATCTGCTACGGGAGCACGTATTTCTGCGGAAACAACCGGAACCCACACCGGCAATGCTGCTGAAACGGCAGCAAGAGGCACGAAAGCGCCTGGAGGACCTGCGGGGAGGACTGGGCAATTTGGCCGATGTGCTGCAGTCGCCGGTGCTGAACAAACATCTAATGTATTGCCTGTTTGATATTCTGCTGGCGGAGATGTACCCGGAGTTTGACGAATCTCCGAGCGGCAAAGATTAG